The window TGTGCTATCAAATACAAATCAACAGTACTCTAATATCAAAGAAAATCATGTGGAAGGAACCATTTCTATACATGGGAACTTGGTTTCTCCTTCATccaaatgtgcatttgatcTATATGGTGGAAACGTCCTGCTGTTGGATGTCATTGAGGAACTGGGTGCTACTTACTGGCGCTTCGCTCTGGTCTTTCTCTGCTTTTTTAGGGGAGCACTCAGACTTCACGCCTATGGAAACAGACAAGATGTGGCGGTGTGATGAAACTACAGTAAAGAGTTTTTTAGGGGACACGAGCGGGATGGAGGAGCAACTCAGGTGAACCGGTGAGTGCATCAACAAAGCCCGCTCGGCTCTAACTCATCCCTCAAAGTTACAGCACGGAGCGTCTGAGGTGCTCTCTTTTTTGTTGGCAGGCATCATAAtgtgcaacctgctccagcctcAGACTACAGGAGAACTGGAGCAAGGTACACAGCTTGTCTGACTGAGAGATCTCTTTTAAGTCTTTAAATTAGTCTTAATTATTTTTGctgcaaaatgtatttgtggttttatattaaaatactgCCTGTAAAATGATTGTATCATGCAAATCTGAAATTCAATACACACTATCAGAGCATGCTATTCTTGTTTTATGCATCTCTTATACCTGCTGTGCATGTGAAACGTTGGTTCATGCTGAATTTATTAACTAAATTTGCAGTACAATATGTCAACAACCACTTTTAGCCTCATGCACGATCAGGGATTTTAATTAAGGACAAAATGTTGACTCCAAAAGTGATATTAAAGGAAAGTAAAGCTGTTAAATAGAGTAAAACCATTATGCGTCAGTGAAAAGAGGCAAAGTGAAGAGGCTTACAATGAAATCCTTCCTGCATTCATGGAGTTCAGTGATCAATAACAATGTAACTGACGGAGATAAACTAACCAGTGTCTGCATTGATTTCACTCTGCCTTCGGTTCTGAATCCTCAACTGCAGGactgaaagagaaacagagattGAGCTGtctgttaaaaacaaaagaaaaggaagtgtCACCAGTCACGTTGATACAAGTGAGTGAGTTTGATTTGAAGGACAAATGATCCGgtggaaaagaaatgacacacGCAGTGAGGGAGGAGCTGAGCAATGCGGGACATCACGATCACTGTTAAGTGATAGGACATCGTAATGTATATTCCCCCGTGACTTATAGATTATGTATCTCCCTGCATGCCTGCACACATCCACACgcagtacacacaaacacacaaacaggtgaaGCAGGGGAGGGCACGCCGCGATTTCAGTGAGTTTTGAGATCTGAGAGACCTGgcgaggggacgggagggagtgaggtgggggggggggggggaggggagggaggaagggggagttACTATTTATCCCTCAGTATGTCTATTTCTGTTCATCCCATCCCCCCTTCAGCTGTCCCGCTCTCTCCACCAGCCTCTCTCACATCCCCTCTTCCTCACGTCATCCTCACTCGTGCAGCTAACTACGCCACTCTGCAACTCCGAAGGGAAAGTTCCACTTAGAGAAGCCTTTTCACGCTGGCGTCCGCGCGTGTTTCTGTGGGCGTGTGGATTTCTAAGGGCCAATCACTCAGGCTTCTTAAAATCTTTTGAACAAAGCATTTTTATAAAGTTCTCACAACTCACAGACGCGATGAGGCGTTGCAAGTAAATGAAACGTCGGGCAAACTGTGCGCCGGGTTGTGATGTGTCATTAGAAACAAATAGTGTcaatgataaataaaaaaaacatttacaatcgTCAGCAGCGGAGCAGGATCTCAAACCAACTGTATCATTTCATATTCCCTGACAATGTTTTTTCCATAAAGGATCTTAATCACTTTGATGAGCCGGCAGACTTTATGGAGCAACATGGACTCTGCTGTGTACACACATGATGTCAACAGAGCAGCTGCCCTCAGGAATCATGCTCTCCAGCAGGTGTTTGTGCACCTAGGGGACGGCGTCTCTGCCATCTCGCCGTCTCTCTGTTTTTACCAGCCGTTAACGACAGCTGCCTGAgagcacagcagcagccactACCACTTGAATTATTCAGTCCTAGGAAGGGTTTTTAAATGCTGTCTGTGACCGAATGCTGGTCGAAGTCAACTGATAAATAATAGAAATCAATACTATATttgtttaattcaattatatCTTTGCCATCTTGACTGACTGTGATCTCATCATCAATGACTCTTTTTATCCAAACTTTAATACTGATTGGTGCTTAATTAGACAATGAATGTTATCAAGGTTTAAAAGAGGATTTGAATAAAGGTGATTTACGTTGCTTTGGGGAAAATAGATTCATGTGTCCTTTAATCGGCGTGTATCTGAACTCCGAGGTTCCTCACCTGAGCGGAACTTGTTCCGGATGAGAAGAGACCTCTCGGAGGCCAGCAGCGTCATGGTGgtaggggggaaggtggggggggggatgacgggcagcacagggagagagaggaaattcCTGGTGTCACTCTACCAGGAGGAATGGAcccctctccttctgtctctcactGTTGCAGGGGATCAGAGGAagcaggggagagagggggagacagaTGCTCGTTAATCTACTGATAGACACAAACCGATATTGATAGAGGCACACAAAGCACAGCGGAGACGtatgcaagggggggggggggggggggggataaacgcAGAGCCTCTCAGACCCACAGGCGCACTGAACGCCGCAGTGAGCAGCAGGCCTCTCTGCAGACGGCCTGTCACAATCACACGAGGAGTCACACGGGCCCACCCACGGAGGCAGAACTAACGACGCCGGCAATTATACAGACATGGAGGCTTTTAGGGAGACAATCcgaaggagaggaggacggagacTGGGGCGCCGCGGCTGGAGGATGCAGATTGCGGCGGACAAACGCGAACTGGTGACATCATCCCCGCGGATCGCAAGTGTGTCACGCACTACGAGGAGTGGAGCCGCCTCTCAAGTAGGGAGAGCCGGGaatctacatacacacacaccgtatCACCAATATTGATTTGAACGGGCCACACTAAGCCCAAAGGAAGCATCgaatggacaaacacacacacacacacgtgctgtgGAGTGGCCGGGGTTGTGAATACTAAATCACCACAGAGCTCTTACCAATCACAggaatacacacgcacacacacacacacctcacttGTGTACAATACAAGTCCAAAAAGAAGGCCGCTCAGTCATTAATGCGATCGAATAACAAATAATATCAAATAAACTGCTTGACTGTCTGCCACAGGTATGATTCCTCTGTAGGGCACCGAGGCACAAGGAGGCACTGAAAACACTGAGAGAATAAAAGCAGCAGAATGAAAGAGAATACTTACAGAAAAATAGAGAATTGTCCCTCTGGGGACTTTGGAGTGGATTTAAGATTAAACTGAGAGAGGTGCGAGATGGATAtcaagagggaaagaaagatcTTCGTAGTGAGTTAATGacgatttctttctttcatgttcttatatttttttccttcagccCCCGGTTCCACACTTCTTCTTTCCCCCAAAGGTGAAatgcaaagagaaaaaggaTCAGTGGTTCCTTCGTCCCCTTCCGATACAAACTCACCCTCTCCGACTCGCTCTATCTGCCCCCCCTACTCatccgccccaaagcatcctgGATCCTTGGTGCCAACTGTGAGCGACTGTCAAActtcacccctccccctccatgcccccctccccctctcctatCTTTTAACAGCCATTGACTCCCCCTCTGATTAAGCTGTCGATACAAAGATAATAAGCACcaatgttggtttgtgtgtgacacagcAGGCACCCTGATGAAATGGGACAACTTTTTGATGTTAGGAGCAGAAACTGTCAAATACTGAAATGTGAAAGCAGGGCGAAAGAAACACGACTTGCATCAAATCACGAACTGCAGCAAGACTGCAGGCTCATATGCACCCGTCAAGACACCGTCGGGTCACCCTTTTAAAGTGATTTAGTACtgtttgcgtgtgcgtgtgcgtgtacaTTGGCGTGTGTGACACCACGGAGAGTCACAGGTCAGTAAGTCGGTGTCCGTCAGCGTATACTTTACAGTGTGCGTCAGCGTTTGGGCCATTTTGTTTCCCCTCAACCTCCCAAAGTAACTGAGGTGAACATGTAGCTGAGTGTTTTCCTGTGTGTTTACGCTCCctacatgtgtgtgcatgcgtgtgtctaggcgtgtgtgtgtgtgtgtgtgtgcgcatgttgcTCAGGGCTGCAGAGGGACAAAAGTGGGGGAAGTGAGGTCGTTGCTGGAGCACCTGTTCTGTCGCTTTGACGGACAAGCCGGCGTGTGCTGGTTCAGCAGGTcgcggaggagggggagacagagaggggagggcAGGGGAGGGAAGGGTGAGGCAGAGAGGACGGCATAAAGttagagaggaagggaggcccTTGGGGAAGTCTTCAGAAGCGGgggagggggtaggggggggggggggagctggagcccacacagtgaaacagagggggggggggggaagcgaggAGGTTGCTGCCATTTTATCTGATGTGTGAGGAAAGACTGACCAGGAGAGCTACTAATCGAGGACCCGGAGCAGAGACAGCGTCGCGTTGCCATGGAACAAAATGGAAATACTGATGGAACACAAAACTAATTAAACGTAATACGCGGGTATAGACGCGTGGCTCTTTTGTGCCATTTTCACAGTTTCTCTGCTATTTCTCGTCATTCCAGTCTCACCTTTGACAGCGTTGTCTCTCATGGTCTGTAAATGCGTTTCACACGGCGCACACATGACACGCGTATAAACACTGACGGCCCTGACGTTATTGTTATTGAGGGAAAGGTGATGTAATTGCTTATTCCTCTGATTCCCCTCGAAAGGCACACCCTCTCATCCACGGCCTGGACTCCCTCTCTGAATAACACctgttactctctctctctctctctctctccttccctgcctcccccctcccctctcccctctcgcCCTAACACCCACGTACAGGCTCCACAGTGTTAATTCTGCACTGTGTCTGGTGAGCGAGGAGGCTCGCGCGCTGTTAACCTTTCCCTTGTGGAATATCATATTTCTCTGCTCTGTTGAGTAAACCGCAGGCCGCGACGCACCATGCAGCTCGGAATAAAGGCATATTCATGGGTATTCCATATCTGTGTCAAACCTGCCTCCTTTGCTGCTGAAACTGCAGAGTTTGAATGTAGATCCCCAAGCTCACTGTCTCCTGCCTTTTCCCCCCCTGGTGTAAATATCCCTCCACCATTTGAGAGAGGCAGCATATGCAGTGAGCCGGTACATGCGTCACATCGTAGGTGTAAGTGTGCCCCCACGTGGCTGAACTGTGCAACAACCGGGAACAAAGAAAAATCCATCCACTGTGAGTTGAGCTTTCCATCATGCTGGCTCTCAGTGGCATTAATGGGACGTGTGTGGTGCAACAGACAGATATACAACAAACCTATCAAAGTGTTGAATGTAAGTAAGTAAAAAAGGCTGAAACACACCAGTCCAACACACTTCATCACATCTGCTGCCGCTCCCCGGTGGGTCATTGCTACGCCTGTTCtcgcttctctcctccacctttatCACTTCAATCACTTGGCCATGTGCCTGGTGCCACTCAGAAGCCCTGCTGCCTGTTCCACTTCACGCAATACTAACACATCggcctcacaaacacacacacacacacagaccaaacAGATAGCGGTCTGCACTGCGTCCAtcatccatctgtctgtcagTCACTGCACTTTGTGGCTGTGTGTAATCTGGATAGCGACCAGCCCCACATACGCACAATACtgtaactacacacacacacacatttccagctGGACTGCTGATCTCACACACTCGAGGGGTTGaatattcatcatcatcatgcactGAGCTCGGTCCAGTGGTGTCAATTAGGGGACCAGAATCTGTTTTGTGTTGCTGACGGCCAGCATTGATTTAATGGCTGAACCATCAGAGTACCTTAACATTACGTGCACAGCACACGCATGAGCAAAATCAAAGGGAAATCGGTTTAGCGTTTTCAAACAAGGGGaatttgatatttatatatatgctAAATAACCACATCATGTTTTGATTGGTTAACTTTGCAACAACGATTGAAAGGGGTGATTTACCTCATGTATGTCTGTAGAGCACACAAAACTGGGGTTGATTTATATTTTGAGTGCTTTGCAACAGCATAGTTGGGATGAAGTCTCTAGACTGTAATATGGTTTTAagtattatttttagtttttagtaaccgtaacatttttacaattgattattacaaataaattataagtatataacatatttttatattcattgtgTTTTGGGCCTGCCTTACACTTCACTGATAGTTGAGTTGGTGCTGAAAAATGAATTCTATGGATATAAGGTAAGAACAGTTTGAAAGGTCCCATTATACTAGAGATAGTGAACaatatgtttacattttttataaacaTGCATTAAATGAGTAAATGTTAATCAAAGCTCAAAATGTTGTTAGTATTGAACTATGTTATCATTAAATTGGTCTGTGACACCTTTTTGGACTCAAAATCTAAAAATTGAAAGGAACAAGAGTGAGTTACAGGTGATAGTCAGTTAAAAgtaaaacagtgaaaaaaaacatcttttctttcagtttTACCACAGCCGATCGTCTCCAACACCTCAAAGAACAGGCCGTCCCTTTGCAGCACATCCTTCGCTCTCCGGTTGGTTAACCTTTGCTCCTTCACAACCCTCTCCTCGCTCTGACCCTGTGGTGCGTTTGCCAAACTAAAATACATGTGACCAGCGTAGAAATAAGGAATTGGTCGGCCACAAGGACCCAGCCAGGTCATTTGAGCGGTACAGTATTTAATAACTCTCCTTGAGCTGAGCTCTGTTGGGCTCGCTGGCTTAAATTGAGCGGAAAATTGagagtgtgcaaaaaaaaaagaaaaaacagaggaCTGTCTTACCAACTCAATTACTCTTTGGCAGCAGGCCAGCAGATATCgggtgtttaaaaaaagaggatccAAGATCCATCTAAAGTCAGATCAGAGATTTGGTGATTGATTTAAGAGAAGAGAATTATCTTTGAGGATCAGCCTAAATTAAAGCAGTGATGTGGCCCTTTGGTTCATTATCTCTGTAGGTGAGTCATATGCGATTAAGAGGAAAAGCCACATTGAATATACTTAAATTCTTTAACATCTGTAAAGGACACCAACGAGGAAGAAATGTTGGTACAAAGAACGATTTAAAGTTGACAaaatttaattcaaataaattaacaaaattCACATGATACAAATCAAACATCTGAATCATCTGAATATATTGTTTGCAGGAATAACTCAAAAACATTTGGTCAAATACTCAAATGATGAGTTACAAGTTGACAGCTGCAACAAAAGATAAATATGAGCATTTTCCTTCACAACAAGAAAAgtgaaatattgaaataaaacaagtgCAAATGACTCACAGTGTCTCTGACGGTAAGAAGGGTAGATTACATCCTTCACATAAGATAGTGCAGAAGTGCAGAAGTGCAGCTCTTAGAAGTATCACTCTTTATGTACACAGCTCGAGCAAAGGACTGTTTAGAGTAAATAAATTATCCTTCTTTTCTGAGCACTTGAGGGTTTCATTTTGGATTCATTAGGAATGCGACTTCATGTGGCAGTCTGATTAATATTATGAACTCACTTAAATTCATGATTTCAAGCATGTGCTCTCCTATTTCATGTGCATATACACATATGCaacgttttttcttttccattagGAAGGCTAATGTCAAAATCAATAATGACTGGCCGAAGCCATTGAAGCTTCGAGCACTACCTGGAATGGGAGTAATATacatttgtcaaaataaattagcttaaaataactgaaataaatatTGCAAGTGCTCCCTTTTTTAGTGTCAATAAACTAAAAGTTTAGCGTTTAACCGGACATGTGATCCCCCTCCTGCCGTTCCCTTTGGAGTTTACCTGCAGGAAACTCTTTCAAGTTTCCACCTCGGACTCAGAGTTTTCCAAATTGGACACGGTGGAGCTGTACCATTCGGCGCTCTCCTCTTCGTCTTGCACTCCGGATCccacgccgccgcctcctcctcctcctcctcctctgtcccttcTCTCATTCAGCATTTCCATGGCTACTTGGTGGTATGGGTGTTTGCGCTTGGTGTGCCGGCGTAGCGTGTTGCGCTCGGCAAAGCGCGTGTGGCAGAGTTGGCACTGGTAGGGTTTCTCCCCGGTGTGGACCCTCTGGTGGCGCTGGAGCTCACCGGCCTCCCTGAAGCGTTTGGCGCAGATGGGGCACACAAAGTTCCTCTGGCCTGTGTGGATGTGCTTGTGTCTCTgtcgaggggaaaaaaaacaaaacagaaaatctaTCAGAAATCGGTGAGTTGTAGTGACGGCGCGTCTTGATTGACTGTTTAGGTTCGCCCTCGCCGCTCTGTCAGCAGCGCGCTCGGTCACAGCAGGCAGCCGCTTGGGGCTAAACGGCTTTCATCTGTGCCCTACCGGCTCAGCTGTGAGCTGGTGAACATAGTGGAGCATCTAGCAGACAAAGAGTGACACATTTACCCCAAGAGTCTGTGAAAGCCAGAGCCAGAATGAGAGTGAATATTGAACCTATTTATAAGCCACAAACATCAACTGCATGCTGACACAAGCCTGGACTCATCGTTTGAACAAGCAACATGTTTAGTTAAAAGTGATTGTGTTCACAGCCCTTTTTCTGTTTCACCTGAGTAACCTAGAAAATCAGTAATTGCGCTGATAATTAGGGACATCTGCTCGAGTGACTGATGCCATTACTTGTGCTGCTGGAACGGCCGTAGTTATATTTAGCTTCACCACTGACCTGCAGATGGCTGGAGCGTTTGAAGGCTTTGCCGCACTGCTGGCAAACGTGAGGCTTCTTCTGCGAGTGCGTGATGGCGTGGCGCTCGAGGTCGGAGAGGTAAAAGAAGACCCGCGGGCACAGCTGGCAGTACAGCACCCTGCGGGGACCCAGGGCATCGGGCGACCCCTCCGGAGACAGAGGATCCAGAGGGACCAGACTATCGGAGGGCAGCGCGGCTCCGGCGGGAGGCGAGGGAGGAGCGGCCGCGTTGGAAAAGTAGAGATGGTCATCGAGAGGGAAGCGCTCCGAGTGCAGGTCCGACGGGTCGAACCCCGGCTCGGAGGCTGGCGATCGGGGCGGGGCTAAGGGGTCACAGGTCAAACTGGCAGACCGTGGGTGTGGAGAGGACGCTGCAAGAGTTGATGGCTTGTTGTTTTCGCTCGAGAATTCTTCAGCAGATATGGCTTCGCTTCCGGGGTTCGATTGGGAAGGGCTGACTTGAGAGTGAAGGCTCGCGCCCCCGCGGCCGCTTTGAGGGGCAGGAGGGGACGAACGGACAGGGCGGGAGCTCACATTGGTCCCTACCGACaggatgtcggggggggggttggggctcAGTGTGATGACGGGGCAGGACAGCGTGGACAGGGGTAATCCCGCCGCGGCGAGCTGACCGGGGGCCAaagggagggagacgggggcCGAGGCCGCCGTGATCTGGGACAGTTGGCCGGTCGAAGGGTCGAGGACGGCGATGGGGGTGGAGGTAGAGGCGGAGTCACCGGAGGAAGGGGCCACggatgaaaggaggaggaacATTGGGCTAGAAGCACCGGGGGAGGTCTGAGTCACTGAAAGGGGAAGCGAGATACCTGTCTGAGCCGAGGAGAGCCGGGGtgaggaaaagggggaggacAGCAGGAGAATAGGAGCGTTATTGGCAGGGTTAGTGAGGATCTGAACGGGATGGCCGGGGATTAAATTAACACCTTCAGCCTCCGGCTTCAGAGCTCCAGAGCTCTCTGGGTTGGTAAGCGAACTCGTGAAGACTTCGGGAGGCTTCGTTTGATCGGCGCTCGCTGACGGATCGGCGGCGGGGGCTGGCGAGTAGTAAAGATGATCACAAGGTGCATTTAGTGCAGTGTCTGAACTTTGGCTGAGGCTAGGATCTGCCAACGTGGACAATTGCGCTGAGCCCACCCTTTCTACCTGATCGTCTGAGGCGGAGGCATCGACTTGGGGCAGCTTAAGTCCGTCTGGATCGAGCGTGTAGGGTATTCCCTCGTCGTCTATCAGAAGAAGGTCATTGGCGTCAAAGTCTATAGCGGGGAGGGAGGTAAAGACAGAGgtagagaagaaggagggagacagGAGAGAGTCTTCGAGGGTATCGGCGCCGTCCAAATGCAGCACAGAGACCTCTCCTTCGGCGTCATCGTCCTCTTCTACTATatctctgtctccatctccctcGTATTCATCTACCTCCATGATCAGCGAGCTCTCACAGCCAGAGTCGTCAAGGAAGTGTTCACACCTGGTCTCTCGACTCGCTGTTTTCTTGGGCAAACTCAGGTCCAAAGGTTCCGTCTGCTCCTCAGTTCCCATTTCGTTGAATGTCAAACAAGACTTAAAATCCAAATCATTCAAAACGAGAGGAACATTTTCCTCAATTGACCTTTCTGTAGTTTCCTCTTTGACCCCTTCCGGGTTCAATTTATTGGCTGTACTAAGGTTTGAAATTAAAGAGGTTTCTGACCTGTCAGCGTAAATGATTTTAACACCCggaaaatgtttgtctttgcacTGTGTTTGCTCGTGGAATGATTTTGGCTTGGCTTCCTCAGTCTTACGACAAGCAGCTTCTTTGATCTCTTCTTCATTCTTAAAAGCAGATATTGTGattttactgtttctttttgCTCCAGCTGAGACCGAAACAGATCTTCTTAAATGTGAGCGAGCAAAGTCTTTGGCCAGGCTGATGGCAGCAGAGTTTGTGATTGGCCCCTTGCACCGTGGAGGAACGACAATTTTGAGTCTGATTGGCTGGCTGTGTAACACAGGCACTCCAGTCTtgactgtgattggctg is drawn from Pungitius pungitius chromosome 11, fPunPun2.1, whole genome shotgun sequence and contains these coding sequences:
- the LOC119197989 gene encoding zinc finger protein 236; amino-acid sequence: MDTQLASVLTRGSLDVQNGSHCAEGSGPVTEGFLDPKEETSHCTVPGSLQPCPEKAALTIRQSAPSINGNKPEVGGTSKRASQETRRSGVFRQPITVKTGVPVLHSQPIRLKIVVPPRCKGPITNSAAISLAKDFARSHLRRSVSVSAGAKRNSKITISAFKNEEEIKEAACRKTEEAKPKSFHEQTQCKDKHFPGVKIIYADRSETSLISNLSTANKLNPEGVKEETTERSIEENVPLVLNDLDFKSCLTFNEMGTEEQTEPLDLSLPKKTASRETRCEHFLDDSGCESSLIMEVDEYEGDGDRDIVEEDDDAEGEVSVLHLDGADTLEDSLLSPSFFSTSVFTSLPAIDFDANDLLLIDDEGIPYTLDPDGLKLPQVDASASDDQVERVGSAQLSTLADPSLSQSSDTALNAPCDHLYYSPAPAADPSASADQTKPPEVFTSSLTNPESSGALKPEAEGVNLIPGHPVQILTNPANNAPILLLSSPFSSPRLSSAQTGISLPLSVTQTSPGASSPMFLLLSSVAPSSGDSASTSTPIAVLDPSTGQLSQITAASAPVSLPLAPGQLAAAGLPLSTLSCPVITLSPNPPPDILSVGTNVSSRPVRSSPPAPQSGRGGASLHSQVSPSQSNPGSEAISAEEFSSENNKPSTLAASSPHPRSASLTCDPLAPPRSPASEPGFDPSDLHSERFPLDDHLYFSNAAAPPSPPAGAALPSDSLVPLDPLSPEGSPDALGPRRVLYCQLCPRVFFYLSDLERHAITHSQKKPHVCQQCGKAFKRSSHLQRHKHIHTGQRNFVCPICAKRFREAGELQRHQRVHTGEKPYQCQLCHTRFAERNTLRRHTKRKHPYHQVAMEMLNERRDRGGGGGGGGGVGSGVQDEEESAEWYSSTVSNLENSESEVET